A window of the Streptomyces luomodiensis genome harbors these coding sequences:
- a CDS encoding peroxiredoxin-like family protein, whose translation MTALNAELRAFYESLQKEIPAEARQLMERAGQELADSGQADRSLAVGDPAPRFRLPSATGATVALDDLLAQGPVVLTFYRGAWCPYCNIALRSLQRHHSDIAARGARLVAVSPQIPDESLTLSEKHGLVFDVLSDIGSDTAKQYGIAFDLPDYLADLYDEIGFDLQRVNHGHRRTLPLPATYVIDRAGTIRWAFVDTDYTTRAEPADILAALDTLG comes from the coding sequence GTGACCGCCCTCAACGCCGAACTGCGCGCCTTCTACGAATCCCTTCAGAAAGAGATCCCCGCCGAGGCCCGGCAGCTGATGGAGCGAGCCGGGCAGGAGCTCGCCGACTCCGGCCAGGCCGACCGGTCCCTCGCCGTCGGCGACCCCGCTCCCCGCTTCCGGCTGCCCTCCGCCACCGGCGCGACGGTGGCGCTGGACGACCTCCTCGCCCAAGGGCCGGTGGTCCTGACCTTCTACCGCGGCGCCTGGTGCCCGTACTGCAACATCGCCCTGCGCTCCCTCCAGCGGCACCACTCCGACATCGCCGCGCGCGGCGCGCGGCTCGTGGCCGTCTCACCGCAGATCCCGGACGAGTCCCTCACGCTCAGCGAGAAGCACGGTCTCGTCTTCGACGTGCTCAGCGACATCGGTTCCGACACCGCCAAGCAGTACGGCATCGCCTTCGACCTGCCCGACTATCTCGCCGACCTCTACGACGAGATCGGGTTCGACCTCCAGCGCGTCAACCACGGCCACCGGCGCACCCTGCCGTTGCCCGCGACGTACGTCATCGACCGCGCCGGCACGATCCGCTGGGCCTTCGTCGACACCGACTACACCACCCGCGCGGAGCCGGCCGACATCCTCGCGGCCCTGGACACGCTCGGCTGA
- a CDS encoding oxidoreductase — protein sequence MDKRNWLITGVSTGLGRAFAQAALAAGHTVVGTVRTEKDLRAFEELRPGHAHGRILDVTDGDAVSGVVAEVERSIGPLDVVVANAGYGLEGTFEETPLAEVRRQFEVNVFGAVATLQAALPHMRRRRRGHLMAVTSMGGLMAVPGMSAYCGSKFALEGILEALGKEVAQFGIHVTAIEPGSFRTDWAGRSMTRAARTIDDYDELFAPIREARQKASGNQLGNPAKAGEAVVHITSVEQPPAHLVLGSDALRLVTAARTAVDEDIRAWEALSRTTDFAEGAQL from the coding sequence GTGGACAAGCGGAACTGGCTCATCACCGGCGTCAGCACGGGCCTGGGGCGCGCTTTCGCGCAAGCAGCCCTGGCCGCAGGGCACACCGTCGTCGGCACCGTCCGTACCGAGAAGGACCTGCGGGCCTTCGAAGAGCTCAGGCCCGGCCATGCTCACGGCCGTATTCTGGACGTGACGGACGGTGACGCCGTCTCCGGCGTGGTCGCGGAGGTCGAGCGGAGCATCGGCCCTCTGGACGTCGTTGTCGCCAACGCCGGCTACGGCCTGGAGGGGACCTTCGAGGAAACCCCGCTGGCCGAGGTGCGGCGGCAGTTCGAGGTGAACGTGTTCGGGGCGGTGGCCACCCTGCAGGCGGCGCTGCCTCACATGCGCCGGCGCCGGCGCGGACACCTGATGGCCGTCACCTCCATGGGCGGGCTGATGGCCGTGCCCGGCATGTCCGCCTACTGCGGCAGCAAGTTCGCCCTGGAGGGAATCCTGGAGGCGCTGGGCAAGGAAGTCGCGCAGTTCGGGATCCATGTGACGGCGATCGAGCCCGGCTCCTTCCGCACCGACTGGGCCGGACGGTCCATGACACGCGCCGCGCGGACCATCGACGACTACGACGAGCTGTTCGCCCCCATCCGCGAGGCGCGGCAGAAGGCCAGCGGGAACCAGCTGGGCAATCCGGCCAAGGCCGGGGAAGCGGTCGTGCACATCACGTCGGTCGAGCAGCCGCCGGCCCACCTCGTCCTGGGCTCGGACGCGCTGCGGCTGGTCACCGCCGCGCGCACGGCCGTGGACGAGGACATCCGCGCGTGGGAGGCGCTCTCCCGGACGACCGACTTCGCCGAGGGCGCTCAGCTGTGA
- a CDS encoding helix-turn-helix domain-containing protein — translation MNSHASNRARVIQLRPAAADPAPQAGATAGAEAPAAPTVPAVPAVPAVPAAPAGRERTGTEPVREPLWRDVIGSVLRRERLAQQRTLKDVAEAARISMPYLSELERGRKEASSEVLAAAARALGLGLADLLAMAQGELIRLVSGPRRRDGARVSVTSLTSVTSVTSVTSVTSVSSGADRGSRPTGRQGDVRLAA, via the coding sequence GTGAACAGCCACGCGTCGAACCGAGCCCGCGTCATTCAACTGCGTCCGGCCGCCGCGGACCCGGCGCCCCAGGCGGGAGCCACCGCCGGAGCCGAGGCCCCGGCCGCCCCTACCGTGCCCGCTGTCCCGGCCGTTCCCGCTGTCCCCGCCGCGCCCGCCGGCCGGGAGCGGACCGGCACGGAGCCGGTGAGGGAACCCCTCTGGCGGGACGTCATCGGCAGCGTTCTGCGGCGTGAGCGCCTCGCCCAGCAGCGCACGCTCAAGGACGTGGCCGAGGCGGCCCGTATCTCGATGCCGTACCTCTCGGAGCTCGAGCGCGGCCGTAAGGAGGCCTCGTCCGAGGTCCTCGCGGCCGCCGCCCGCGCGCTCGGCCTCGGCCTGGCCGACCTTCTCGCCATGGCCCAGGGCGAGTTGATCCGCCTCGTCTCCGGTCCGCGACGGCGCGACGGCGCGAGGGTGTCCGTCACCTCCCTCACGTCCGTCACATCCGTCACGTCCGTCACCTCCGTCACGTCCGTCAGCTCCGGCGCGGACCGCGGGTCCCGGCCCACGGGGCGGCAGGGCGACGTGCGCCTCGCGGCCTGA
- a CDS encoding ClpP family protease, with the protein MGQYTIPTVVERTTQGERAYDIYSRLLSERIIFLGTEIDDGVANVVIAQLLHLESSSPEQEIAIYINSPGGSFTSLMAIYDTMTFVSAPISTFCVGQAASTAAVLLAGGDPGRRFVLEHARVLLGQPVSGGRQGTVSDLSLQAKEMLRIRAQVEEVLARHTPHDTATLRADMDRDKVFTAREAVAYGLADEVLNRRMARGL; encoded by the coding sequence ATGGGGCAGTACACGATTCCGACCGTCGTCGAGCGCACCACGCAGGGGGAGCGGGCGTACGACATCTACAGCCGGCTGCTGTCCGAGCGGATCATCTTCCTCGGCACGGAGATCGACGACGGCGTCGCGAACGTCGTCATCGCGCAGCTGCTCCATCTTGAATCGTCGAGCCCGGAGCAGGAGATCGCGATCTACATCAACTCACCGGGCGGCTCGTTCACCTCGCTGATGGCGATCTACGACACGATGACGTTCGTGTCCGCGCCCATCTCGACGTTCTGTGTGGGGCAGGCGGCCTCGACCGCGGCGGTGCTGCTGGCCGGGGGAGACCCCGGGCGGCGGTTCGTGCTGGAGCACGCCCGGGTGCTGCTGGGGCAGCCGGTGAGCGGCGGCCGGCAGGGGACCGTCTCGGACCTCAGCCTCCAGGCCAAGGAGATGCTCCGGATCCGCGCCCAGGTCGAGGAGGTGCTCGCACGCCACACGCCCCACGACACCGCCACCCTCCGCGCCGATATGGACCGCGACAAGGTCTTCACGGCGCGGGAGGCGGTGGCGTACGGGCTCGCCGACGAGGTGCTGAACCGGCGGATGGCCAGGGGGTTGTGA
- a CDS encoding TetR/AcrR family transcriptional regulator, producing the protein MPDVKHFDPDVALESAVRLFWRQGMASTGIQDIVTATGVNRSSLYATFGGKRELYLAALRRYLERYARPAFGRLATDERGLPAVVDFFDGLIDVRCSGERAGWGCLLSNAHAGTENSDPGVRALLDQNHRHLRDALHARLVTAGTRGELAPGTDPGATAELLALLAYGVNLRSRAGADAEELRATVATALRAIGRP; encoded by the coding sequence ATGCCGGACGTCAAACACTTCGACCCGGATGTGGCCCTGGAGAGCGCGGTACGGCTGTTCTGGCGGCAGGGCATGGCCTCGACCGGGATCCAGGACATCGTGACCGCGACGGGAGTGAACCGCTCCAGCCTCTACGCCACCTTCGGCGGAAAGCGGGAGCTGTACCTCGCCGCGCTGCGCCGCTACCTGGAGCGGTACGCCCGGCCCGCGTTCGGCCGACTGGCGACGGACGAGCGCGGACTTCCGGCCGTCGTCGACTTCTTCGACGGGCTGATCGACGTGCGCTGTTCGGGCGAGCGGGCCGGCTGGGGCTGCCTGCTCTCCAACGCGCACGCCGGCACCGAGAACAGCGACCCCGGCGTCCGCGCCCTGCTCGACCAGAACCACCGGCACCTGCGGGACGCGCTGCACGCGAGGCTCGTCACGGCCGGGACCCGCGGAGAACTCGCCCCCGGCACCGACCCCGGAGCGACGGCCGAACTGCTGGCGCTGCTCGCCTACGGCGTGAACCTGCGTTCCCGCGCGGGCGCCGACGCGGAGGAGCTGCGCGCGACGGTGGCCACGGCGTTGCGAGCGATCGGCCGACCGTAG
- a CDS encoding ClpP family protease produces the protein MERFTTGWESAAPASVPRAAEGDTAPTRFDDHLAAQLLTQRIVFLGTQVDEVSANRVCAQLLLLSAEDSRTDISLYINSPGGSVTAGLAIYDTMRLIPNDVSTLVMGFAASMGQFLLTVGTAGKRYALPNSRIMMHQPSAGIGGSVADIAIQAENLEFTKRSIERITAEHTGQSPETISRDGDRDRWFTPEQAKEYGMVDRVVESLADVRPAGSRRRMGI, from the coding sequence ATGGAAAGGTTCACCACCGGCTGGGAATCGGCGGCACCGGCATCCGTTCCGCGGGCCGCGGAGGGGGACACGGCTCCGACGCGGTTCGACGATCATCTGGCAGCGCAACTGCTGACCCAGCGCATCGTCTTTCTCGGGACCCAGGTGGACGAGGTGTCCGCGAACCGGGTCTGCGCCCAGCTGCTGCTGCTGTCGGCCGAGGACTCACGGACGGATATCAGCCTCTACATCAACAGTCCGGGCGGTTCGGTGACGGCGGGGCTCGCGATCTACGACACCATGCGGCTGATCCCGAACGACGTGTCCACGCTCGTCATGGGATTCGCCGCGAGTATGGGGCAGTTCCTGCTCACCGTCGGCACGGCGGGAAAGCGTTACGCACTGCCGAATTCCCGCATCATGATGCATCAGCCGTCGGCCGGTATCGGGGGGAGCGTGGCCGATATCGCGATTCAGGCCGAGAATCTCGAATTCACGAAGCGCTCCATCGAACGCATCACGGCGGAACACACCGGACAGAGCCCGGAGACGATTTCCCGCGACGGAGACCGCGACCGCTGGTTCACGCCGGAACAGGCGAAGGAATACGGAATGGTCGACCGGGTGGTGGAGTCGCTGGCGGATGTACGGCCGGCCGGTTCGCGGCGCAGGATGGGGATCTGA
- a CDS encoding amidase: protein MEWSFQTAERLAAALRAGEVSSAELTDEAIARIEREDKAINAICVPDFDRARAAARGADQARARGEDRPLLGIPVTVKESYNIAGLPTTWGVPLHRNHMPAEDAVQVSRLKAAGAVVLGKTNVPLGLQDVQTFNEIYGTTNNPWDHGRTPGGSSGGSAAALASGFGALSIGSDIGGSLRTPAHFCGVYAHKPTLGLAANRGMVPPPAPALPEDLDLAVVGPMARAARDLALLLDVMAGPDPLTLGVAHEVTLPPARHERLRDFRVLVLDEHPLLPTGSAVRAGVNRVADALADGGARVERRTPLLPDLTEAATLYTQLLFSSSAARFPVEAYERLRTRAAGLSADDQSLGAARLRGAVFSHRDWMEANSRRELHRHGWRRLFAEFDAVVCPITPTPAFPHDHDPDLLERRIDIDGVEYPYLDQLVWAGLATMPGLPATAVPAGLSSAGLPVGVQLIGPMFEDRTPLRLAELLERRIGGFQAPR, encoded by the coding sequence ATGGAGTGGAGTTTTCAGACGGCCGAAAGACTCGCGGCTGCCTTGCGCGCCGGTGAAGTGAGCTCGGCGGAACTGACCGATGAGGCGATCGCCCGTATCGAGCGGGAGGACAAGGCCATCAACGCGATCTGTGTGCCGGACTTCGACCGTGCGCGGGCCGCCGCGCGCGGTGCCGACCAGGCGCGCGCCCGTGGTGAGGACCGGCCGCTGCTCGGCATTCCGGTGACGGTCAAAGAGTCCTACAACATCGCGGGGCTGCCCACGACCTGGGGCGTGCCGCTGCACCGGAACCACATGCCGGCCGAGGACGCGGTGCAGGTGTCGCGGCTGAAGGCCGCGGGCGCGGTGGTGCTCGGTAAGACGAATGTGCCCTTGGGGCTGCAAGATGTGCAGACCTTCAACGAGATCTACGGCACCACCAACAACCCGTGGGATCACGGTCGTACGCCGGGTGGGTCCTCCGGCGGGTCGGCGGCGGCCCTGGCGTCCGGGTTCGGCGCGCTGTCCATCGGCTCCGACATCGGCGGTTCGTTGCGCACCCCGGCACATTTCTGCGGTGTCTACGCACACAAGCCGACACTCGGGCTGGCGGCGAACCGCGGTATGGTCCCGCCGCCCGCGCCGGCCTTGCCGGAAGACCTTGACCTCGCCGTCGTCGGTCCGATGGCGCGCGCTGCCCGCGACCTGGCGCTCCTGCTCGACGTGATGGCCGGACCGGACCCGCTGACGCTCGGTGTGGCGCACGAGGTGACGCTGCCGCCCGCGCGCCATGAGCGGCTCCGCGACTTCCGGGTCCTGGTCCTCGACGAGCATCCGCTCCTTCCGACCGGGTCCGCCGTACGGGCGGGCGTGAACCGGGTGGCCGACGCGCTTGCCGACGGCGGCGCCCGCGTCGAACGGCGCACTCCGCTGCTGCCCGATCTGACCGAAGCCGCGACGCTCTACACGCAGTTGCTGTTTTCGAGCTCCGCCGCGCGTTTTCCCGTCGAAGCGTACGAACGGCTGCGGACCCGCGCCGCCGGACTGAGCGCGGACGACCAGAGTCTCGGTGCGGCGCGGCTGCGCGGCGCGGTGTTCAGCCACCGCGACTGGATGGAGGCGAACAGCCGTCGCGAGCTGCACCGTCATGGCTGGCGGCGGCTCTTCGCCGAGTTCGACGCCGTGGTGTGCCCGATCACGCCGACTCCCGCGTTCCCGCACGACCACGACCCCGATCTGTTGGAACGCCGGATCGACATCGACGGCGTCGAGTACCCGTACCTCGACCAGCTGGTCTGGGCCGGTCTGGCCACCATGCCCGGCCTGCCCGCCACCGCCGTACCGGCGGGCCTGTCCTCCGCCGGCCTGCCGGTGGGAGTGCAGCTCATCGGCCCGATGTTCGAGGACCGCACCCCGCTGCGGCTGGCCGAACTGCTCGAGCGGAGGATCGGCGGCTTCCAGGCACCGCGGTAG
- a CDS encoding TetR/AcrR family transcriptional regulator: protein MSPVGRPRAFDLEAVLEAAMLLFWEQGYEATSLAQLREATGLSSASLYGAFGSKDGLFERAVQHYISGPGSITDVAADEALSPREAIARLLHGSIDMQTDPSHPRGCLIALSGTLGAPDSGEAARKVVAARRAVDRARIRECVVRGIASGDLAEDTDVDGTTSMIHGFLLGISTQVCDGVPAHDLHTAADTLLATWGEGAAHAG, encoded by the coding sequence GTGTCACCCGTCGGCCGCCCCCGTGCCTTCGACCTGGAGGCCGTCCTGGAAGCCGCGATGCTGCTGTTCTGGGAGCAGGGCTACGAAGCGACCTCGCTCGCGCAGCTGCGCGAGGCCACAGGACTGTCCTCGGCCAGCCTGTACGGCGCCTTCGGCTCGAAGGACGGCTTGTTCGAACGCGCCGTGCAGCACTACATCTCCGGACCGGGCAGCATCACCGACGTCGCCGCCGACGAGGCGCTGAGCCCCAGGGAGGCCATCGCACGCCTTCTGCACGGATCGATCGACATGCAGACCGACCCGTCCCACCCCCGCGGCTGCCTCATCGCCCTCTCGGGCACACTCGGCGCGCCGGACTCGGGAGAGGCGGCGCGGAAGGTGGTGGCGGCCCGGCGGGCGGTGGACCGAGCGCGCATCCGAGAGTGCGTCGTCCGCGGCATCGCGTCGGGAGACCTCGCCGAGGACACCGACGTGGACGGCACCACCTCGATGATCCACGGCTTCCTGCTCGGCATCTCGACGCAGGTGTGCGACGGCGTCCCGGCCCACGACCTGCACACCGCGGCCGACACGCTGCTCGCCACCTGGGGCGAGGGTGCAGCTCACGCCGGATGA
- a CDS encoding MFS transporter, translating into MACTGFIVIMTETMPAGLLPQLAGGLGVSEGGAGQLVSAYAIGTVLAAIPAIMLTRGARRKPLLRAGLLGFLVANTVTTLAPSLPVALGARFVAGAFSGLLWGMLAGYARRIAAPEQAGRALAIAMTGTPVALSAGTPLGAWLGSAAGWRWAFAAMSLLTAVVMIFAQFLVPDVPGQRAQTRVPLARVLGIPGVATILLAVFVWMLAHNLLYTYIAPYLRQTHLALRPDLALVVFGVAALGGIWITGVYIDHALRRLTLVSVSLFIVSGATFLLAQQSTVLALLAIVLWGIAFGGAATHLQTAMGEAAGENGDVANALLTTSFNLAIFAGGALGALVVDGIGASVLPAGMIGLALLALVTVGCGRRAAFPAGR; encoded by the coding sequence ATGGCGTGCACCGGGTTTATCGTGATCATGACCGAGACGATGCCGGCCGGGCTGCTCCCGCAGCTCGCCGGTGGACTCGGTGTCTCCGAGGGCGGAGCCGGCCAGCTCGTGAGCGCCTACGCGATCGGGACGGTCCTCGCGGCGATACCCGCGATCATGCTGACCCGCGGGGCCCGGCGGAAGCCGCTCCTCCGCGCCGGGCTGCTCGGATTCCTGGTCGCCAACACCGTCACCACCCTGGCGCCCTCGCTCCCCGTCGCACTCGGCGCCCGCTTCGTCGCGGGAGCCTTCTCCGGGCTGCTGTGGGGCATGCTCGCCGGATACGCCCGGCGCATCGCCGCGCCGGAACAGGCGGGCCGCGCCCTCGCCATCGCCATGACCGGAACCCCGGTCGCGCTCTCGGCGGGGACGCCCCTCGGCGCCTGGCTCGGTTCGGCGGCCGGATGGCGCTGGGCCTTCGCCGCGATGTCCCTGCTCACCGCCGTCGTCATGATCTTCGCGCAGTTCCTCGTGCCCGACGTTCCGGGGCAGCGCGCGCAGACACGGGTTCCGCTCGCCCGGGTGCTGGGCATTCCGGGCGTGGCGACCATCCTCCTGGCCGTCTTCGTCTGGATGCTCGCGCACAACCTGCTCTACACCTACATCGCCCCCTACCTGCGGCAGACGCATCTCGCGCTCCGGCCCGACCTCGCGCTCGTCGTCTTCGGCGTCGCCGCGCTCGGCGGAATCTGGATCACCGGGGTGTACATCGACCACGCGCTGCGCCGGCTCACCCTGGTGAGCGTGAGCCTGTTCATCGTCTCCGGTGCGACGTTCCTGCTGGCCCAGCAGTCCACGGTGCTCGCGCTCCTCGCGATCGTCCTGTGGGGCATCGCCTTCGGCGGCGCGGCGACGCACCTTCAGACGGCGATGGGAGAAGCCGCGGGCGAGAACGGCGATGTGGCGAACGCGCTGCTCACGACGTCCTTCAACCTGGCGATCTTCGCGGGTGGCGCTCTCGGCGCCCTCGTCGTCGACGGCATCGGCGCATCGGTTCTCCCCGCCGGGATGATCGGGCTCGCGCTCCTCGCCCTGGTCACGGTCGGCTGCGGCCGACGCGCGGCCTTCCCGGCCGGGCGGTGA